A portion of the Bacteroidota bacterium genome contains these proteins:
- a CDS encoding type I restriction-modification system subunit M, which translates to MTQKNQHKKLGDTLWDIANDLRGVMNADDFRDYMLSFLFLRYLSFNYEEAAKKELGKDYPPSPSKDLRADFLVPPPLEIWYKKNKGDIDEFEEQMRKKVHYVIKPKFLWSNITELARTQNGELLETLQKGFRYIEDDSFESSFKGLFSEINLNSEKLGKTPKERNDKLCKIITKIAEGIADFSTDNDTLGDAYEYLIGKFAAGSGKKAGEFYTPQQISTILSRIVLLDSQDPTTGYKTKLNKVLDFTCGSGSLLLNVRTQLKKAKGNIGKIFGQEKNITTYNLARMNMLLHGMKDTEFEIFHGDTLLNQWDLLNEMNPSKKIEFDAIVANPPFSLRWEPTDTLAEDFRFKGYGLAPKSAADFAFLLHGFHFLSKEGTMAIILPHGVLFRSGVEARIREKLLKENYIDTVIGLPSNLFYSTGIPVCILVLKRCKKQDDVLFINASEHYEKGKRQNTLREGKNGGPDDIQKIIETYQFRPKHIERYARRVSMDEIKKNDFNLNISRYVSTSEDEVQIDLEDVNTKLTEINKSIKVNKEKHNEYLKELGLKPI; encoded by the coding sequence ATGACACAAAAAAATCAACATAAAAAATTAGGTGACACCCTTTGGGATATTGCCAATGATTTGAGAGGCGTTATGAATGCGGATGATTTCCGTGATTATATGCTTTCATTCCTCTTCCTCAGGTACTTGTCCTTCAACTATGAAGAAGCTGCAAAAAAGGAATTAGGTAAAGATTATCCGCCAAGTCCTTCTAAAGATTTAAGAGCAGATTTTTTAGTGCCACCGCCTTTGGAAATTTGGTACAAAAAAAATAAAGGCGACATTGATGAGTTTGAGGAACAGATGCGAAAAAAAGTGCATTATGTTATCAAGCCAAAATTCTTGTGGAGCAACATCACCGAATTAGCACGAACTCAAAACGGAGAATTATTAGAAACACTCCAAAAAGGATTTCGATATATAGAAGATGATTCGTTTGAAAGTTCTTTTAAAGGTTTGTTTTCTGAAATCAATTTGAATTCTGAAAAACTCGGTAAAACACCTAAAGAAAGAAATGATAAACTTTGTAAGATAATAACCAAAATAGCGGAAGGTATTGCTGATTTTTCTACTGATAACGATACGCTTGGTGATGCTTACGAATATTTGATTGGGAAATTTGCAGCAGGTTCAGGGAAAAAAGCAGGTGAATTTTATACGCCCCAACAAATTTCAACGATTCTGTCAAGAATTGTTCTGTTAGATTCTCAAGACCCAACAACTGGTTATAAGACCAAATTAAACAAGGTTTTGGATTTCACTTGTGGTTCGGGTTCTTTGCTCTTAAATGTAAGAACGCAACTAAAGAAAGCTAAAGGAAACATCGGCAAAATTTTTGGACAAGAAAAAAATATTACGACTTATAACCTTGCCCGAATGAATATGCTTTTACACGGTATGAAAGACACCGAGTTTGAGATATTCCACGGAGATACTTTGCTCAATCAATGGGATTTACTCAATGAAATGAATCCGAGCAAAAAAATCGAGTTTGATGCAATTGTAGCCAATCCACCATTTAGTTTACGTTGGGAGCCAACCGACACTTTAGCAGAAGATTTCCGATTCAAAGGTTACGGATTAGCACCAAAATCAGCAGCAGACTTTGCTTTTCTCTTACACGGCTTTCACTTTTTATCTAAAGAAGGAACTATGGCTATTATTCTGCCTCACGGAGTTCTCTTCCGAAGCGGTGTAGAAGCAAGAATCAGAGAAAAACTATTGAAAGAAAATTATATTGACACTGTAATTGGGTTGCCGTCAAATTTATTTTACTCGACAGGTATTCCCGTTTGCATTTTGGTATTGAAAAGATGCAAAAAACAAGATGACGTTTTATTCATCAACGCTAGTGAGCATTACGAAAAAGGTAAGCGACAGAATACACTACGAGAAGGGAAAAATGGCGGTCCTGATGATATTCAAAAAATCATAGAAACGTATCAATTTAGACCAAAACACATTGAAAGATATGCTCGCAGAGTTTCAATGGACGAAATCAAAAAGAACGACTTCAATTTGAACATTTCAAGATATGTGAGTACTTCAGAAGATGAAGTTCAAATTGACTTGGAAGATGTAAATACTAAATTGACAGAAATAAATAAAAGCATAAAAGTAAACAAAGAAAAACACAACGAATATTTGAAAGAGTTAGGATTGAAACCGATTTAA